The Urbifossiella limnaea genome has a window encoding:
- a CDS encoding protoglobin family protein yields the protein MTQIDEPRLESDLGYRFGYVAGFIGFGPDDVAAVHGAAPLLAPLVPGLVDAVYDKLHAQDATWRHFVPRQHGYAGDVPTDVASLTPDHPQIAFRKQHLGRYLVTLVTKPYDGKMAEYLDMVGKIHTPKAGSPALDVPLVQMNALMGFVADALTATILGLNLPREAEVKTLRAFGKLLWIQNDLITRHYCAA from the coding sequence ATGACGCAGATCGACGAGCCGCGGCTGGAGTCGGACCTGGGCTACCGGTTCGGGTACGTCGCGGGGTTCATCGGCTTCGGCCCGGACGACGTGGCGGCGGTCCACGGCGCGGCGCCGCTGCTGGCCCCGCTGGTGCCGGGGTTGGTGGACGCGGTGTACGACAAGCTGCACGCCCAGGACGCGACCTGGCGGCACTTCGTCCCGCGGCAGCACGGCTACGCCGGCGACGTGCCGACGGACGTGGCGAGCCTGACGCCGGACCACCCGCAGATCGCCTTCCGCAAGCAGCACCTCGGCCGCTACCTCGTGACGCTGGTGACGAAGCCGTACGACGGGAAGATGGCCGAGTACCTGGACATGGTGGGGAAGATTCACACGCCGAAGGCGGGGAGCCCGGCGCTGGACGTGCCGCTGGTGCAGATGAACGCGCTGATGGGGTTCGTCGCCGACGCCCTGACGGCGACGATCCTGGGGCTGAACCTGCCGCGGGAGGCGGAGGTGAAGACGCTACGGGCGTTCGGCAAGCTGCTGTGGATTCAGAACGACCTGATCACGCGGCACTACTGCGCGGCGTAG